Genomic window (Pseudovibrio brasiliensis):
CTAAACCATTAATGTATCAGGCCATTTTGGGTGACATTTGGCCGCAATTTCCCCGAATACGAAACTGACAAAAAACTGTGTATTTATTGTGCGACTAAGCTTGTGGCCGATTGATTAGCGCCGTTCATAGTGATTGGTGCTCGTAATACTCTGTATAAGTGCGTAGATTGAGCCGCTTGCAAATAACACTTCTGTTCAGGCCAGGCCTGAAGACGGTCTCCCATAAAAGCCGTCAACTGCGCTAAAGGAAAATGACAATGAACGTGCGCGCCGTTTTGTTTGATCGCGATGGAACCCTGATTGATTTCAATAAGACATGGGGCACCGTGCTCCAGCATGTTCTGATGGATCTTGCGGACGGGGACGTAAAACTGGCAACCGAGCTTGGCCATCTCGTAAAGTTTGATTACGCCAGCTGTGCCTGCGAGCCGGGCAGTCCGATCCTGACCAATCCGCCAAGCGGTTACAGCGAGCCATGGGCCAACCATCTTGGCGTTGGGTTCAACCGCGCATTTCTGGATCGGATCGAAGACCTCATTCTGGAACACGCTGCTGAATGCGTTGCAGCATTTGATGACACCACTTCTTCCATCAAAGCATTGGCCGCAGCCGGTTTGCCAATCGGTCTGGCAACCAACGGCACCGAAGCCAGCGCGGTCGCCCAGCTTAAGCGTCTGGGCATCTTCGACTACTTCACCTTCGTCGTTGGCTACGATAGCGGCCATGGTGAAAAGCCGGAGCCGGGTCAGCTGTTTGGCTTTGCAGAACATACCGGCATTGAGCCACAGCACATTGCCATGGTGGGGGACAGCCTGCACGACATGCACGCCGCTCAGAACGCAGGCATGCTGCGCGTTGCCGTCACCACGGGCGCTCTGACCGCTGAAGAGCTGAAAGACCACTGCGACCATCTGCTGGACAGCCTGACAGATCTTGTGAACCTCGTTGGCCTCAAGCCAGCAGGTGAGGGCGCAGCAGCCTGATCCGTGAGTTTGATCGCGGCGGGCCACCCGTCGCGGTCCTCACAGAAGCTGCGCGAAAATAATAAAGGCATTCAACCCTCGGTAATTCTGGACTGCTATAATCTGGTATCGCGAAGTAAAGAGCTGTAACCTGCCTGACGAACGGGTAAGTTAAACTCTGAGCTGCAGATCGAAGAGAGTGGGATAGAATGACACTGCAACTGCCTTTAAGACATTCTCGCACTGCCATGCGCAGCCGTCGCATCGGCGCTATTGCGATCCCGTTTCTCATTCTTTCTGTTGCTGGCCATTATTTCGAGCTGTTTAACACAGAAGTACTGCTCGTCCTCTTCGTCATCGGCTTCTTCATGGGGGCAACAGCCATCGTGTTGGCAGCCATGGCTGTCGTTGATCTCTGGAATAATGGCGGCAAAGGCTTCGGCAACAGTTTCCTTGGCACCTTTTACGGCTCAATTGTCCTGACGCCGCTGTTCATCGCAACGCTTGGACTTTACATGTTCCCTCCGCTCAATGATGTGTCGACAGACATGGACGAGCCGCCCGCATTGGTGGCCGGTGATCGCATTGATGATGAGATTGAGCAGGATAAGCAGCTGATGCAAAAGGCCAGCTATCCGGATATCGTTCCCCGCCGTTTCCGTTTGCCACCACCAGAGCTGCACAGCGCCGTCTCCAGCGTGGCCTCCAGCATGGGCTGGAAAACCGTCTATGAACTGCCAGCAGGTTTCCCGGATGAGCCAACCTATCTGCTCATGGAAGCACGCATGCCGTACTTCTCTTTGAAGGATGATGTAGCAATCCGCATTCAACCAGACCGTGTCGGTACGCTGCTGGATATCCGCTCCGCTTCCCGCTTCGGCAGTCATGATTTCGGCACCAACGCCCGCCGGATCAGAGGTTTTCTAGCAAGTCTGGATAAAGTCCTGCTGCAAAACTACGGCATCACAGCGCGGGTAGAAGAGCCGGAATTGGTAGTGCAGGAAGACATAGAGTTGGACGAGCCACAAATCACAGAACGTGCGCCGCTTCTGGAAGTTCCGCTGGAACTGCCACCTTCCATTGCATCCATGTTGAAAGAACGTGGCTCCGCACCAATCCCAGCTCAAAAACCAGCGCAGTAAGCTGATCCTCAGCACTGGGATAGCCCAAACTGCTCGCATTTCGTGATTTGCTTGAGAAAGTAGCCCCAGAAACAACATAACCAGCGCCGGGGAAGCACTGGTTATGAAAGCTTGCGTGAACAACGAGTACCGCTTTAAGGCTATCGCGAAACTCGAAGAGTTCTTAAAGCCGGGGAAGCCGTCGAACTCTGTGAATCTAATATGACTCATTTAATAGCATATGTGTGTGATTATTGTCACGCACGCACAAAAAAATACGCCCGGAAACGGGCGTATCTTTGATAACTCAAATTATCGCTTTGAAATCAGGCGTTTGCCTGCATGCGAAGATCTGCAAAAACATCTTCCAGACGTTCGATTGCTTCTTCAACTGTCGATTTTGGACAGGCCAGATTGAATCGCAGAAAAGTTTCGCCGCCTTTTCCAAATGTGCTGCCGATGTTGACCGCAATCTTCGCTTGCTTCTGGATTCGCGATACGATCTCATCAAACGGCAGGTCCACATCCTTGAAATCAACCCACTGTAGATAGGTGCTCGCCATGCGCATCACTTTAGCGCCCGGAATGGCAGCTTCCAGCCCTTCAATCAGCAACTCCTGATTGGCCGCAATGTAATCGCAAGCCTCTGAAAGCCACTCATCGCCATGGTTGTAAGCCTCAGTCGTGGCCTGTGAGCCAAGCGGGGTGGCGTGAACTCCACAAGCTGTAAAGACCTTGCGGATTTTATCACGCAGCTCTTTGTTGCTGATGATGCATGCAGCTGTTGCAAAGCCGGCCAGATTGAAGGTCTTAGAGGCAGATGTGAATGTAATCGTCCGCTCTGCAATTGCCTCAGACAAGGTGGATGTCACAACGTGCTTGGACCCATCCAGAATGAGATCGTGGTGGATCTCGTCGGAGATGATCAGGAT
Coding sequences:
- a CDS encoding HAD family hydrolase — translated: MNVRAVLFDRDGTLIDFNKTWGTVLQHVLMDLADGDVKLATELGHLVKFDYASCACEPGSPILTNPPSGYSEPWANHLGVGFNRAFLDRIEDLILEHAAECVAAFDDTTSSIKALAAAGLPIGLATNGTEASAVAQLKRLGIFDYFTFVVGYDSGHGEKPEPGQLFGFAEHTGIEPQHIAMVGDSLHDMHAAQNAGMLRVAVTTGALTAEELKDHCDHLLDSLTDLVNLVGLKPAGEGAAA
- a CDS encoding DUF1499 domain-containing protein, coding for MTLQLPLRHSRTAMRSRRIGAIAIPFLILSVAGHYFELFNTEVLLVLFVIGFFMGATAIVLAAMAVVDLWNNGGKGFGNSFLGTFYGSIVLTPLFIATLGLYMFPPLNDVSTDMDEPPALVAGDRIDDEIEQDKQLMQKASYPDIVPRRFRLPPPELHSAVSSVASSMGWKTVYELPAGFPDEPTYLLMEARMPYFSLKDDVAIRIQPDRVGTLLDIRSASRFGSHDFGTNARRIRGFLASLDKVLLQNYGITARVEEPELVVQEDIELDEPQITERAPLLEVPLELPPSIASMLKERGSAPIPAQKPAQ
- a CDS encoding MalY/PatB family protein — its product is MTSIFDKKIDRRNTHSLKWDEMESRYGISSDDGLPMWVADMDFRPPQAVNDMVARAAEHGINGYYGNDVPYKEAIISWMKRRHQFDVSADWITTVPGVVAGYSMAIQAFSEEGDGVLVFSPVYHAFGRAVRDNNRRLVESQLIERDGAYYMDFDNLKDQIDERTKILLLCSPHNPGGRVWTAEELTRICEFCLEHNILIISDEIHHDLILDGSKHVVTSTLSEAIAERTITFTSASKTFNLAGFATAACIISNKELRDKIRKVFTACGVHATPLGSQATTEAYNHGDEWLSEACDYIAANQELLIEGLEAAIPGAKVMRMASTYLQWVDFKDVDLPFDEIVSRIQKQAKIAVNIGSTFGKGGETFLRFNLACPKSTVEEAIERLEDVFADLRMQANA